A genome region from Streptomyces pratensis includes the following:
- the rplA gene encoding 50S ribosomal protein L1 produces the protein MKRSKNLRAADAKIDRERTYAPLEAVRLAKDTAATKFDGTVEVAFCLGVDPRKADQMVRGTVNLPHGTGKTARVLVFATGDRAAAAEAAGADIVGADELIDEVAKGRLDFDAVVATPDLMGKVGRLGRVLGPRGLMPNPKTGTVTPDVVKAVNDIKGGKIEFRVDKHSNLHFIIGKTSFDDTKLVENYGAALEEILRLKPSAAKGRFIKKATMSTTMGPGIPLDANRVRNLLVEEDPAAV, from the coding sequence GTGAAGCGCAGCAAGAACCTCCGCGCTGCGGACGCGAAGATCGACCGGGAGCGTACGTACGCCCCGCTCGAGGCCGTCCGTCTCGCCAAGGACACCGCCGCCACCAAGTTCGACGGCACCGTCGAGGTCGCGTTCTGCCTGGGTGTCGACCCTCGCAAGGCCGACCAGATGGTCCGTGGCACCGTGAACCTCCCGCACGGCACCGGCAAGACCGCCCGGGTCCTGGTCTTCGCGACCGGTGACCGTGCTGCGGCCGCGGAAGCCGCGGGCGCCGACATCGTCGGCGCCGACGAGCTCATCGACGAGGTGGCGAAGGGCCGTCTGGACTTCGACGCCGTCGTCGCCACGCCGGACCTCATGGGCAAGGTCGGCCGCCTGGGCCGCGTGCTCGGTCCGCGTGGTCTGATGCCGAACCCGAAGACCGGCACCGTCACCCCCGATGTCGTCAAGGCTGTCAACGACATCAAGGGCGGAAAGATCGAGTTCCGCGTCGACAAGCACTCGAACCTGCACTTCATCATCGGAAAGACCTCTTTCGATGACACGAAGCTGGTCGAGAACTACGGCGCGGCCCTGGAGGAGATCCTCCGTCTGAAGCCGTCCGCCGCGAAGGGTCGCTTCATCAAGAAGGCGACCATGAGCACGACGATGGGCCCCGGCATCCCGCTGGACGCCAACCGCGTGCGCAACCTCCTCGTCGAGGAGGACCCGGCCGCCGTCTGA
- the rplJ gene encoding 50S ribosomal protein L10 — protein MARPDKAAAVAELTDQFRSSSAAVLTEYRGLTVAQLRQLRRSLGENAQYAVVKNTLTKIAANEAGIDTLDDLFSGPTAVAFVTGDPVESAKGLRDFAKDNPSLIIKGGVLDGKAVTADEFKKLADLESREVLLAKLAGAMKGKQTQTAQLFQALPSKFVRTAEALRAKKAEQGGAGTPAPADAEVAE, from the coding sequence ATGGCAAGGCCCGACAAGGCTGCCGCGGTAGCCGAGCTGACGGACCAGTTCCGTAGCTCGAGCGCCGCCGTGCTGACCGAGTACCGGGGTCTCACCGTGGCACAGCTCAGGCAGCTGCGCCGTTCGCTCGGTGAGAACGCCCAGTACGCCGTGGTGAAGAACACGCTGACCAAGATTGCGGCCAACGAGGCCGGGATCGACACGCTGGACGACCTGTTCTCGGGTCCGACGGCGGTTGCCTTCGTCACCGGTGACCCGGTGGAGTCGGCGAAGGGTCTTCGTGACTTCGCCAAGGACAACCCGAGCCTCATCATCAAGGGCGGTGTCCTTGATGGTAAGGCCGTTACCGCCGATGAGTTCAAGAAGCTTGCGGACCTCGAGTCCCGCGAGGTTCTGCTCGCCAAGCTGGCCGGTGCCATGAAGGGCAAGCAGACTCAGACTGCGCAGCTCTTCCAGGCTCTGCCCTCGAAGTTCGTCCGCACCGCGGAAGCGCTTCGTGCCAAGAAGGCCGAGCAGGGCGGTGCCGGTACCCCGGCTCCCGCCGATGCCGAGGTGGCGGAGTAA
- the rplL gene encoding 50S ribosomal protein L7/L12, producing the protein MAKLSQEDLLAQFEELTLIELSEFVKAFEEKFDVTAAAAVAVAGPAGAGPAAEAAEEQDEFDVILTAAGDKKIQVIKVVRELTSLGLKEAKDLVDGAPKPVLEKVAKEAAEKAAESLKTAGASVEVK; encoded by the coding sequence ATGGCGAAGCTCAGCCAGGAAGACCTGCTCGCCCAGTTCGAGGAGCTCACCCTCATCGAGCTCTCCGAGTTCGTTAAGGCGTTCGAGGAGAAGTTCGACGTCACCGCCGCCGCCGCGGTCGCCGTTGCCGGTCCGGCCGGCGCCGGCCCCGCCGCCGAGGCCGCTGAGGAGCAGGACGAGTTCGACGTCATCCTCACCGCCGCCGGTGACAAGAAGATCCAGGTCATCAAGGTCGTGCGTGAGCTGACCTCGCTGGGTCTGAAGGAGGCCAAGGACCTCGTCGACGGCGCCCCGAAGCCCGTCCTCGAGAAGGTCGCCAAGGAGGCCGCCGAGAAGGCTGCCGAGTCCCTCAAGACCGCCGGCGCTTCCGTCGAGGTCAAGTGA